In Streptomyces durocortorensis, a genomic segment contains:
- the cobN gene encoding cobaltochelatase subunit CobN, with protein MILLLSTSDTDLLSARASEGPVSYRYANPSRVDLDGLPELLDGVDLVVVRLLGGVRAWQEGLDAVLATGRPVVVLTGEQAPDAQLMAASTVPIGIAAEAHAYLAHGGPANLEQLARFLSDTVLLTGHGFEPPAPAPAWGPLEREAREVPEGAPTVAVLYYRAHHMSGNTAFVDALCTAVENAGARPLPLYVASLRTPEAELIDELRAADAIVTTVLAAGGTKPAEASAGGDDESWDAGALTALDVPILQALCLTSPRSAWEENDEGVSPLDAATQIAVPEFDGRLITVPFSFKEIDEDGLPAYIPDAERAARVAGIAVRHAKLRNIPNAEKKIALVLSAYPTKHSRIGNAVGLDTPASAVALLRRLRAEGYDFGPEEEIPGLVSGDGDELIYALIEAGGHDQEWLTEEQLARNPVRIPAADYRRWFATLPEELRDAVERHWGPAPGEMFVDRSANPEGDIVLAALRRGNLLILIQPPRGFGENPIAIYHDPDLPPSHHYLAAYRWIAASAEDNGFGADAMIHLGKHGNLEWLPGKNAGLSAACGPDAALGDLPLIYPFLVNDPGEGTQAKRRVHATLIDHLVPPMARADSYGDIARLEQLLDEHAQIAAMDPAKLPAIRAQIWTLIQAAKLDHDLGVEDRPEDEGFDDFIMHLDGWLCEIKDVQIRDGLHVLGNPPAGNDRVNLVLAVLRARQIWGGTASLPGLREALGLDESAATRTAADAIEEQARALVQAMDDADWDPAAVASVAAGLPDAVADILTFAATEVVPRMAATTDELTHAVHALNGGFVPAGPSGSPLRGLVNVLPTGRNFYSVDPKAVPSKLAWETGQALADSLLTRYRTDNGDWPTSVGLSLWGTSAMRTAGDDIAEAFALLGIRPVWDDASRRVTGLEPIPYEELGRPRIDVTLRISGFFRDAFPHTVGLLDDAVRLAASLDEPAERNYVRAHTQADLAEHGDERRATTRIFGSRPGTYGAGLLQLIDSRDWRTDADLAEVYTVWGGYAYGRELDGRPAREEMESAYKRIEVAAKNTDTREHDIADSDDYFQYHGGMVATVRALKGTAPEAYIGDSTRPETVRTRTLVEETSRVFRARVVNPKWIEAMRRHGYKGAFELAATVDYLFGYDATTGVVADWMYDKLTETYVLDPENRQFLQEANPWALHGIAERLLEAESRGMWAKPDPAVLEALRQVYLETEGNLEGED; from the coding sequence ATGATCCTGCTCCTGTCGACGTCCGACACCGACCTCCTGAGCGCCCGCGCCTCCGAGGGACCCGTCAGCTACCGGTACGCCAACCCCTCCCGCGTCGACCTCGACGGACTGCCCGAGCTGCTGGACGGCGTCGACCTCGTCGTCGTACGGCTTCTCGGCGGCGTACGGGCCTGGCAGGAAGGGCTGGACGCGGTGCTGGCCACCGGCCGGCCGGTCGTCGTGCTGACCGGTGAGCAGGCCCCGGACGCGCAGCTCATGGCCGCCTCCACCGTGCCGATCGGCATCGCGGCCGAGGCGCACGCCTACCTCGCGCACGGCGGGCCCGCCAACCTGGAGCAGCTCGCCCGGTTCCTGTCGGACACCGTGCTGCTGACCGGCCACGGCTTCGAGCCGCCCGCCCCCGCGCCCGCGTGGGGCCCGCTGGAGCGGGAGGCCCGCGAGGTGCCCGAGGGTGCGCCGACCGTCGCCGTGCTCTACTACCGCGCCCACCACATGAGCGGGAACACGGCGTTCGTCGACGCGCTGTGCACGGCTGTGGAGAACGCCGGGGCCCGGCCGCTCCCGCTGTACGTCGCGTCTCTCCGTACGCCCGAGGCCGAGCTGATCGACGAACTCCGCGCCGCGGACGCCATCGTGACCACCGTCCTCGCGGCGGGCGGCACCAAGCCCGCCGAGGCGTCGGCGGGGGGCGACGACGAGTCGTGGGACGCGGGCGCGCTGACCGCGCTCGACGTGCCGATCCTCCAGGCGCTCTGCCTCACCAGCCCGCGCAGCGCCTGGGAGGAGAACGACGAAGGTGTCTCCCCGCTGGACGCGGCCACCCAGATCGCGGTGCCGGAGTTCGACGGCCGGCTGATCACCGTGCCCTTCTCCTTCAAGGAGATCGACGAGGACGGGCTCCCGGCGTACATCCCCGACGCCGAGCGCGCCGCCAGGGTCGCCGGTATCGCCGTACGCCACGCGAAGCTGCGCAACATCCCCAACGCCGAGAAGAAGATCGCGCTCGTGCTGTCGGCCTACCCGACCAAGCACTCCCGGATCGGGAACGCGGTCGGCCTCGACACCCCCGCCAGCGCCGTCGCCCTGCTGCGGCGGCTGCGCGCCGAGGGCTACGACTTCGGCCCCGAGGAGGAGATCCCGGGTCTGGTCTCCGGCGACGGCGACGAGCTGATCTACGCGCTCATCGAGGCGGGCGGCCACGACCAGGAGTGGCTGACCGAGGAGCAGTTGGCGCGGAACCCCGTTCGTATCCCGGCCGCCGACTACCGCCGCTGGTTCGCCACGCTCCCCGAGGAGCTGCGCGACGCCGTGGAGCGGCACTGGGGGCCGGCCCCCGGCGAGATGTTCGTCGACCGGTCCGCGAACCCGGAGGGCGACATCGTCCTCGCGGCCCTGCGGCGCGGGAACCTACTCATCCTCATCCAGCCGCCGCGCGGCTTCGGCGAGAACCCGATCGCGATCTACCACGACCCCGATCTCCCGCCGTCCCACCACTACCTGGCCGCGTACCGCTGGATCGCCGCCTCCGCCGAGGACAACGGGTTCGGCGCGGATGCCATGATCCACCTGGGCAAGCACGGGAACCTTGAGTGGCTGCCCGGCAAGAACGCGGGGCTCTCCGCCGCCTGCGGTCCGGACGCCGCCCTCGGTGATCTCCCTCTCATCTACCCGTTCCTGGTGAACGACCCGGGAGAGGGCACGCAGGCCAAGCGTCGCGTCCACGCCACGCTGATCGACCACCTGGTGCCGCCGATGGCCCGCGCCGACAGCTACGGCGACATCGCGCGCCTGGAGCAACTCCTCGACGAGCACGCCCAGATCGCCGCCATGGACCCGGCGAAGCTGCCCGCGATCCGCGCGCAGATCTGGACGCTGATCCAGGCCGCGAAGCTCGACCACGACCTCGGGGTGGAGGACCGCCCGGAGGACGAGGGCTTCGACGACTTCATCATGCATCTCGACGGCTGGCTCTGCGAGATCAAGGACGTCCAGATCCGCGACGGCCTGCACGTGCTCGGCAACCCGCCCGCCGGGAACGACCGGGTCAACCTGGTCCTGGCCGTGCTGCGCGCCCGCCAGATCTGGGGCGGTACGGCATCCCTCCCGGGCCTGCGCGAGGCGCTCGGCCTCGACGAGTCGGCTGCCACCCGCACCGCCGCCGACGCGATCGAGGAGCAGGCCCGTGCGCTCGTCCAGGCGATGGACGACGCCGACTGGGACCCGGCCGCCGTGGCGTCCGTCGCCGCCGGGCTGCCGGACGCGGTCGCCGACATCCTCACCTTCGCGGCCACCGAGGTCGTCCCGCGCATGGCGGCAACGACCGACGAACTCACCCACGCCGTCCACGCGTTGAACGGCGGCTTCGTGCCCGCAGGCCCCTCCGGGTCCCCCCTGCGAGGTCTGGTCAACGTCCTGCCCACGGGCCGTAACTTCTACTCGGTCGACCCGAAGGCCGTCCCCTCCAAGCTCGCCTGGGAGACCGGTCAGGCGCTGGCCGACTCGCTGCTGACCCGCTACCGCACCGACAACGGCGACTGGCCCACCTCGGTCGGCCTCTCCCTCTGGGGCACCAGCGCGATGCGCACGGCGGGCGACGACATCGCCGAAGCGTTCGCGCTGCTCGGCATCCGCCCCGTCTGGGACGACGCCTCGCGCCGGGTGACGGGCCTGGAGCCCATCCCGTACGAGGAGTTGGGCCGCCCCCGGATCGACGTCACCCTCCGTATCTCGGGCTTCTTCCGGGACGCGTTCCCGCACACGGTGGGGCTGCTCGACGACGCCGTACGCCTCGCCGCCTCGCTCGACGAGCCGGCCGAGCGCAACTACGTACGGGCGCACACCCAGGCCGACCTGGCCGAGCACGGCGACGAACGCCGCGCCACCACCCGCATCTTCGGCTCCCGCCCCGGCACGTACGGCGCGGGCCTCCTCCAGCTCATCGACTCCCGCGACTGGCGCACCGACGCCGACCTCGCCGAGGTCTACACGGTCTGGGGCGGCTACGCCTACGGCCGTGAGCTCGACGGCCGCCCGGCCCGGGAGGAGATGGAGAGCGCCTACAAGCGCATCGAGGTCGCCGCGAAGAACACCGACACCCGCGAGCACGACATCGCGGACTCGGACGACTACTTCCAGTACCACGGCGGCATGGTGGCCACCGTGCGCGCGCTCAAGGGCACGGCCCCGGAGGCGTATATCGGGGACTCCACCCGGCCCGAGACCGTCCGCACGCGCACGCTGGTCGAGGAGACGTCCCGCGTCTTCCGCGCGCGGGTCGTCAACCCGAAGTGGATCGAGGCGATGCGCCGCCACGGCTACAAGGGCGCGTTCGAGCTGGCGGCCACGGTGGACTACCTCTTCGGGTACGACGCGACGACGGGCGTCGTCGCGGACTGGATGTACGACAAGCTCACCGAGACGTACGTGCTCGACCCGGAGAACCGCCAGTTCCTCCAGGAGGCCAACCCCTGGGCCCTGCACGGCATCGCCGAACGCCTGCTGGAGGCCGAGTCGCGCGGCATGTGGGCCAAGCCGGACCCGGCGGTTCTCGAAGCGCTGCGCCAGGTGTACCTGGAGACGGAAGGGAACCTGGAGGGCGAGGACTGA